The Cheilinus undulatus linkage group 2, ASM1832078v1, whole genome shotgun sequence genome has a window encoding:
- the LOC121521052 gene encoding integrin-linked protein kinase isoform X1, with the protein MDDIFTQCREGNAVAVRLWLDNTENDLNQGDDHGFSPLHWACREGRSSVVDMLIMRGARINVMNRGDDTPLHLASSHGHRDIVGKLIQCKADTNAANEHGNTPLHYACFWGQDQVAEDLVTNGAQVSICNKYGETPLDKAKPHLRELLREKAEKLGQNLTKIPFKDTFWKGTTRTRPRNGTLNKHAGIDYKQLSLLAKINENQSGELWQGRWQGNEIVVKVLKVRDWTTRKSRDFNEEYPKLRLEFNPVVPRASLFCAVFCLSFVCNVLTLSFLLIFFGSCISHDVCLCQILHGFAFLSVSFTVSPTWLHPRIFSHPNVLPMLGACQSPPAPHPIIITHWMPYGSLYNVLHEGTNFVVDQTQAVRFALDIACGMAFLHTLEPMIPRHYLNSKSVMIDEDMTARISMADVKFSFQCPGRMYSPAWVAPEALQKKPEEINRRSADMWSFAILLWELVTREVPYADLSNMEIGMKVALEGLRPTIPPGISPHICKLMKICMNEDPAKRPKFDMIVPILEKMQDK; encoded by the exons ATGGATGATATCTTCACGCAGTGCCGGGAAGGCAATGCAGTGGCAGTTCGCTTATGGTTGGACAACACTGAGAACGACCTCAATCAAGG agATGACCACGGCTTCAGCCCGCTCCACTGGGCGTGCCGGGAGGGCCGCTCCAGTGTGGTCGACATGCTCATCATGAGAGGGGCTCGCATCAATGTCATGAACCGCGGAGATGACACGCCTCTGCACCTGGCCTCCAGCCACGGACATCGAGACATCGTGGGAAAG CTGATCCAGTGCAAAGCAGACACCAACGCAGCCAATGAACACGGAAACACACCACTGCATTACGCCTGCTTCTGGGGTCAAGACCAGGTGGCTGAG GACCTTGTAACGAATGGGGCTCAGGTGAGCATCTGTAACAAATATGGGGAAACCCCCCTGGACAAAGCCAAACCTCACCTGCGTGAACTCCTCAGAG aaaaagcagaGAAACTGGGGCAGAACTTGACTAAAATTCCCTTCAAGGACACGTTCTGGAAAGGCACCACCAGAACTCGACCCC gtAATGGCACTTTGAACAAGCATGCAGGCATTGACTACAAACAGCTCTCTCTGCTGGCCAAAATAAATGAGAACCAGTCTGGAGAG CTGTGGCAGGGACGCTGGCAAGGAAATGAAATAGTAGTTAAGGTGTTGAAAGTTCGTGACTGGACCACAAGGAAAAGCAGAGACTTCAATGAGGAATATCCCAAACTCAGGTTAGAATTTAATCCTGTTGTTCCAAGAGCCTCGTTGTTCTGTGCCGTCTTTTGTCTCTCATTTGTTTGTAATGTCTTGACTTTGtcctttttattaattttttttgggAGTTGCATCTCACATGATGTCTGTCTATGCCAAATCCTCCATGGGTTTGCCtttttgtctgtctcttttACTGTATCTCCCACTTGGCTCCATCCCAGGATATTTTCCCACCCAAATGTCCTACCCATGTTGGGAGCATGTCAGTCTCCTCCCGCCCCTCACCCTATCATCATCACACACTGGATGCCTTATGGCTCCCTCTACAATGTGCTGCATGAAGGCACCA ACTTCGTGGTGGATCAGACACAGGCAGTGAGGTTTGCGCTAGATATTGCGTGTGGGATGGCGTTCTTACACACGCTTGAGCCCATGATCCCTCGCCACTATCTCAACAGCAAGAGTGTTATG ATTGATGAAGACATGACGGCCAGGATCAGCATGGCAGATGTCAAGTTCTCCTTCCAGTGTCCCGGCAGGATGTACTCGCCTGCATGGGTGGCCCCCGAGG CCCTACAGAAGAAGCCTGAAGAGATCAACCGTCGCTCAGCAGACATGTGGAGCTTTGCTATCTTGCTGTGGGAGCTTGTGACCAGAGAGGTGCCATATGCTGACCTGTCCAACATGGAAATTGGCATGAAG GTTGCCTTGGAGGGTCTGAGGCCCACTATCCCCCCTGGCATTTCTCCCCACATTTGCAAGCTCATGAAGATATGCATGAACGAAGACCCAGCAAAGAGGCCGAAGTTTGACATGATAGTGCCAATTCTGGAAAAAATGCAGGATAAGTGA
- the LOC121521052 gene encoding integrin-linked protein kinase isoform X2, producing the protein MDDIFTQCREGNAVAVRLWLDNTENDLNQGDDHGFSPLHWACREGRSSVVDMLIMRGARINVMNRGDDTPLHLASSHGHRDIVGKLIQCKADTNAANEHGNTPLHYACFWGQDQVAEDLVTNGAQVSICNKYGETPLDKAKPHLRELLREKAEKLGQNLTKIPFKDTFWKGTTRTRPRNGTLNKHAGIDYKQLSLLAKINENQSGELWQGRWQGNEIVVKVLKVRDWTTRKSRDFNEEYPKLRIFSHPNVLPMLGACQSPPAPHPIIITHWMPYGSLYNVLHEGTNFVVDQTQAVRFALDIACGMAFLHTLEPMIPRHYLNSKSVMIDEDMTARISMADVKFSFQCPGRMYSPAWVAPEALQKKPEEINRRSADMWSFAILLWELVTREVPYADLSNMEIGMKVALEGLRPTIPPGISPHICKLMKICMNEDPAKRPKFDMIVPILEKMQDK; encoded by the exons ATGGATGATATCTTCACGCAGTGCCGGGAAGGCAATGCAGTGGCAGTTCGCTTATGGTTGGACAACACTGAGAACGACCTCAATCAAGG agATGACCACGGCTTCAGCCCGCTCCACTGGGCGTGCCGGGAGGGCCGCTCCAGTGTGGTCGACATGCTCATCATGAGAGGGGCTCGCATCAATGTCATGAACCGCGGAGATGACACGCCTCTGCACCTGGCCTCCAGCCACGGACATCGAGACATCGTGGGAAAG CTGATCCAGTGCAAAGCAGACACCAACGCAGCCAATGAACACGGAAACACACCACTGCATTACGCCTGCTTCTGGGGTCAAGACCAGGTGGCTGAG GACCTTGTAACGAATGGGGCTCAGGTGAGCATCTGTAACAAATATGGGGAAACCCCCCTGGACAAAGCCAAACCTCACCTGCGTGAACTCCTCAGAG aaaaagcagaGAAACTGGGGCAGAACTTGACTAAAATTCCCTTCAAGGACACGTTCTGGAAAGGCACCACCAGAACTCGACCCC gtAATGGCACTTTGAACAAGCATGCAGGCATTGACTACAAACAGCTCTCTCTGCTGGCCAAAATAAATGAGAACCAGTCTGGAGAG CTGTGGCAGGGACGCTGGCAAGGAAATGAAATAGTAGTTAAGGTGTTGAAAGTTCGTGACTGGACCACAAGGAAAAGCAGAGACTTCAATGAGGAATATCCCAAACTCAG GATATTTTCCCACCCAAATGTCCTACCCATGTTGGGAGCATGTCAGTCTCCTCCCGCCCCTCACCCTATCATCATCACACACTGGATGCCTTATGGCTCCCTCTACAATGTGCTGCATGAAGGCACCA ACTTCGTGGTGGATCAGACACAGGCAGTGAGGTTTGCGCTAGATATTGCGTGTGGGATGGCGTTCTTACACACGCTTGAGCCCATGATCCCTCGCCACTATCTCAACAGCAAGAGTGTTATG ATTGATGAAGACATGACGGCCAGGATCAGCATGGCAGATGTCAAGTTCTCCTTCCAGTGTCCCGGCAGGATGTACTCGCCTGCATGGGTGGCCCCCGAGG CCCTACAGAAGAAGCCTGAAGAGATCAACCGTCGCTCAGCAGACATGTGGAGCTTTGCTATCTTGCTGTGGGAGCTTGTGACCAGAGAGGTGCCATATGCTGACCTGTCCAACATGGAAATTGGCATGAAG GTTGCCTTGGAGGGTCTGAGGCCCACTATCCCCCCTGGCATTTCTCCCCACATTTGCAAGCTCATGAAGATATGCATGAACGAAGACCCAGCAAAGAGGCCGAAGTTTGACATGATAGTGCCAATTCTGGAAAAAATGCAGGATAAGTGA